The following are encoded together in the Pseudomonadota bacterium genome:
- a CDS encoding rod-binding protein, with product MPYNPINFLSSSSVLAESWKATKTLKKTGDFADSPSMEKKQNPGLRKACRQLESLFLSQLLQEMRKTVPQGGAIPENNAASLYQSLFDNHLADLLAEQQATGLGDYFYRELLDTEGKIS from the coding sequence ATGCCGTATAATCCTATCAACTTTCTTTCGAGCAGTTCGGTACTGGCCGAGTCTTGGAAGGCGACAAAAACACTTAAGAAAACCGGTGATTTTGCCGATAGTCCAAGCATGGAAAAAAAGCAAAACCCAGGTTTGCGTAAAGCATGTCGGCAGTTGGAATCATTGTTTCTTTCCCAGCTCCTGCAGGAGATGAGAAAAACAGTTCCCCAAGGTGGGGCGATTCCTGAGAATAACGCGGCAAGCCTTTATCAATCGCTCTTTGATAATCACCTGGCCGACCTTCTGGCTGAGCAACAGGCAACCGGATTGGGGGATTATTTTTATCGGGAATTGCTTGACACGGAGGGCAAAATCTCCTAA